CGTTTTCTGGACTTATGGCGAATCACCTGAATCAGTGAACAGTTGTTAGCCTTTTGGTAACTGATTCAGGTAATTGCATTTGCGTCTCTTGGTTATAATTCACAAACAGGCTATAATGTTAGTAAAACAACGTTAATCTCTAAGGTTTATCAATGACTCAAATATTGATCGAAATTCCCGACGAATTAATATCTCGTTTGCAAGAACAAAAATCCTCGGTTCAAGAGATTGTTATCAAAGCTTTGGAAAATTATGTTCAAGCTGAATTACCAGATATTACTAAGACTCGTACTTGGGAACTTTGTGGAAGTTTAGAAATTGTCCAACCTGAGCCTAAATATATTATCGGACAAGATAATCGGGGTCAAGTTGTAACTAACTACGCTGAAAACATCGATGAAATTATTTATTAAAAATTGTGGACAAAGAAATTATTGTTGATACTTCTGCTTTAATTGCCTTTTTTGTCAAATCTGAAACTCATCACGAAAGCGCTCAAAAATATTACTTGGAAAATCCTCATAATAATTGGATTATTCTGGAATCGGTATTCGATGAAACTGTTACTTGGATTCGGAGCAAGGTATCTAGTCGAGCCTCAATCCAAGTGGGTCAAATACTAAGAGAAGATCATCGTTATATCAATGTGTCAGATAGCGATGATCTGGCAACATGGGAAGCTTTCTGTAAGTACAATGATAAAAAATGGAGTTACACAGATTGTTCTATTTTAGTTATGGCTCATCGTTTACAAATATTTAAGGTATTCG
This Microcystis wesenbergii NRERC-220 DNA region includes the following protein-coding sequences:
- a CDS encoding type II toxin-antitoxin system VapC family toxin gives rise to the protein MDKEIIVDTSALIAFFVKSETHHESAQKYYLENPHNNWIILESVFDETVTWIRSKVSSRASIQVGQILREDHRYINVSDSDDLATWEAFCKYNDKKWSYTDCSILVMAHRLQIFKVFAFDDHIRQMAGLGIVCVP